Genomic window (Salvelinus alpinus chromosome 13, SLU_Salpinus.1, whole genome shotgun sequence):
cgctagccagcacctcgcctaaacaggtgttctactccgctagccagcacctctcctaaacaggtgttctactccgctagacggcacctctcctaaccaggtgttctactccgctagccagcacctcgcctaaacaggtgttctactccgctagacagcacctctcctaaccaggtgttctactccgctagccagcacctcgcctaaacaggtgttctactccgctagccagcacctctactaaacaggtgtgcgtttctttcgcctccagattaacttaaatacagtaccagtcaaaagtttggggacacctactcattctagggtatttctttattttatttttagaataatagtgacgacataaactatgaaataacacatatggattcatgtagtaaccaaaaaggtgttaaacaaatcaaaatatatttgagattcttcaaagtagtcaccctttgccttgatttattaaattatttatttattaaacctttatttaaccaggaagggctcattgagatttaaaatctctttttcaagagcgtcctggccaagataggcagcaccaagtcattacaaaaattacagacaaacaacaagtaatctagtaaaaaccatagaattcacaagagtatgacagctttgcaccctcttggcattGATATTTTTATTGAATTGACAGTTTTACTTCTAAATATTACCACGAAGATGATCGCCGGTCCTCCCACCATCAAATGGTCatgtctattctattatctatatttctatggtttcaataggtttcctatggagGATTGAGAGTTTAATTTAAAACACCAGATATTCAtgtcaacattctctgatgtgtggacctccaaccatctttgtggtaccatttTGAAAAAGGTATTctcaccctgtattcaagagcatgtgtctcaaccgatggcggGCACAACACGCCTCTTGGATGATGTAAAATATGGTCTAAGCAACAAGATAATAGAAAATAACAAAAATCTGCATTTATGCGTTTTAGATAATTGACGTTAAAGAAAAATGAATACCTTTTTTTTTGTTAAAAGGTTTTTTTTCCAGACATTATACAATTATTTGAAAACCCTGTTCGTAAGCTTTTAAATAATATTTAAACCATTTATCTTTTcaagtgatgaagacatggatgtctcattgtatggtggggtatgcaaaaatGGGTTAACTTTGAGTACCTGAATGTTTTGTCATTCAGGTCTGAAAAGCCATTTTCTCACCACTTCTACAATtggcaaatatgtatggaaggttttgttcaaatcaaaaaaGCGGTGCTGTCAAAAagggattgaattcaaatggattttacCCCTGAAGAAAACCCATCCGCATGCTCAGATACTGTGTCTACctgtgtgagagcgaagtcttgAATCTCACTCACTGCAATATCTGCAGTGCTTCTAGAGGCAATGTTATTTCGCTGAGTTTAACTTTTAAGGGGTTAGGGTAATGGTAGGGTTTAGGGTAATGGTACGGGTAGGGGTAATGGTAGGAATGTCCTTATATTCTGATGGCTACTGTCCAATACTTTATGAGGTGTTGGAATGATGGTTTTCTTTTCCTCCTTTGTAGGAAATGTCAAGTCAGAAGGAATTGAAGGAGGCGTTCGTCAGCAATCTGAATGGGACCAGCCTTGGGGAAGTTGCCCTGGGCTCCTTTCTGGCCCCACTGTGCCTAATCAGCAGAGGACTGTTTCTGATTCTATACCATCTGGGCAGGGGGGTGCTCCCCCTCCCCTGGATCGCCCACCTCGTCCTGGACTTCTCCATGATCATACTACCCCTGGTCTTATCATGCACCGTTCTGAGTGACATCCTTCACCTAGTCATCCTTGGCCTGGCGGTTGTGTCTGGGGCTGTGCTATGCTATATCTACCGTACCAAAAGGGCAACCAGGCCCAGGGCAACTTCTATGGACACTGTTGCCAAGAGCTTCTTCCAGAGCCATGTTCAGTGCGACCAGGTCCCCTTTGTGACTATCTTTCGAGTCCTGGTCAATGTGAAAACGGCCATTAGCATTCTAGCTGTGGACTTCAGCGTGTTCCCAAGACGCTATGCCAAAACAGAAACCTACGGAACAGGGGTTATGGACTTTGGTGTTGGTGCCTATGTCCTCGCCAACGCCCTCGTCTGCCCAGAGGCACGGAGGAAGGAAGTCTCAGGATCCAAGTTAAGCCAAGTGGTTAAACAGCTGGTGTCTGTCTGGCCCCTGGTCATTCTAGGCTTGGCCAGGTTGGTGAGTGTCAAAATGTCTGGTTACCACGAGCACGTGTCAGAGTATGGTGTGCACTGGAATTTCTTCTTCACCCTAGCCATAGTCAGAGTGGTGGCCTCTGTGCTCTTGGCTCTGTTCCCTGTCAACAGGTCATGGCTCCTGGCCCTTCTGATTGGAGGACTTTACCAAGTGACCCTGGAGATGTCTGGACTGAAGTATTCCATCATCCACAACAATGACAGAACGGGAGGCTTTCTGCAAGCCAACATGGAGGGGGTTTCATCTGTTGTGGGCTACATAGCCATCTATATGGCAGGGGTCCAGATTGGACTGTATGTAATGCGACCAAGGACACAGGTCAAAGAGTGGATCAGAGTGATTTGGAATCTCTTATTGGGAAGTGCTGTGCTGTATACTGCCTTGATCCTATGTCAGGCCTCTGTTGAGCCAGTGTCTCGCAGGATGGCCAATCTCCCATTCTGCCTCTGGACTATTGCCCAGTCAATGTTTTTCTTGTCCTGTTTAGCAACTGCTGAtgttattttgttttttatgAAAACGGTATCAGGTTGCGTATTGGTGTCGTCTTCCTGGTATCCTTGTAGAAAGGAAGCTTCTGTATCCGAGGAGAAAATGGAGAAGAAAGTTGAGGGACTTTGTCTCATTCAAGCTGTGAACCGTAATCAATTGTTGTTTTTCATGCTTGCCAATTTACTGACTGGAATCACAAATGTGCTAGTAGATACATTCAACAGTAGTGATtacatttctgtgtgtgttttgctgtcATACATGTTCATAAATAGTTTTGCAATATACATTTTACATCTCATGAAAATCACAGTAAAATTCTGGTAAGCACAGTGCCATTCTCGTTACAATGTCTGCCTGTTCTTCTTATTTTAAATAAGTCATAAAGACTTATTCCAATAAACTGTAGTGTTTTATTACATTGTTTTCATATATTATAGTTGGTGTTAAAGGTCCtgaacagtcattctgattccCATGTAAATTAGCCTTTTGAGTAACTAAAATATTCTATTTTTTAGAAATGCTCAAATTTTTTGAAAAAGTAAATTTCTCTCTCATGTCTAACTACCAGGAAGTTAGAAAATACAGGCTGAGTGGGCAGGGATcttatattcatgagctcgccTTGACAGACAGCTCTTTGAAACGCCTATGTCAAGCAACGTGGACGCAGTGTTGCAGTAAAATAATCTTAAACTAATTTGGTGAAACACAAAACAATTCAAACATCAGTAACCACGTTTTTATGTGGGTAAAGTCATACCGTATTAAGAGAATCATGACAGCTGTGATGGGAAAACTGGTAGTTTCAGCACAATTTTTGTAAATGCCGACAgaatttgttcgttcgacatggtgggatctttttgtgtctgtaaaattaattatgcgagaaatggtggtggaaatgcctttatgcgcaaaaatatcaaagtaaacttggagtcactcgatatgttgtgtggtccgcCCACTATGACTCCGGGAAAccgtgcagtttattaggctacagtttaaataagttatgatggaacttcacagggtggtgaatgtgCACGTTGATAgacttgatgctcctttccaataaatatcgagggtcttattctgatgacatgatgatcgatgcttggctgctgttAAACAAATACTCTTTTGTCCAtgataatctcatcatgtaggctaaacccacactgtatctgccagctgttggaTAGAGCGCACATGCCAAGACCAGTGGGCACAATCCCTAATTTAACGCAAAATGTTTTGTGACAATACcttcagtagagttgaaaatgtgatgggaACCCATTTAGCTTGTATTTTTGATTTGGTACATGGGAATTGAACAGCAAAAGTAATTTTGCAAACCTAGCTAGACAGTAAtgagctaacaccagacacagatgaagacctagctagccagtaactagctaacaccagtatCTTCGCCATAGACGAATAGTATAAACCACGCCTTCTCCGATGTTGGTTACAAGGCGGGTCCCTATTTaagagaatatcatgttaccattggtgtattaaaattAGAATTAGGGTGATTTCAACCTATCTCCTTAATAATCCCGCCTCCTGAATCCTAGTGTTTTACAtgggggaggggaccagtaacttaATGATCCAACTTTATCAACGTAGAAGCAACAGTAatttttcataatttggtcatcaatactttgatctggtttcatccaaatatcatcaCATTgcatgaaaaacatgattttgactgttcatgaccTTTAAAGCAAAAGTTGCCATTTTAAATATTATGCAAATATGTTGTACAAATATGATCTCTTAATAATAAACTGCtttcaaatgttttgtttttaattcaCATTTAATGTCACTTAGATCAAATATATTATCATAGAGCCAGCCAGGAGAAAAAACAGACATTCATCTTTATTGTTTAGGTCCACCAGAAAGAACATTTTCCCTCTTTGTTGACCCCTAGCGCTCGATTTTGAAAAATAATTTCCAGCAGGGTTAGTGCTATTAAGAATCCTTGGGACGGCCATAACACCCATTGAAGTAGACATTTCAAATGGTTCAGGCAGGATTTCCCAAACTCGGGATTCGAatggggtgcacgttttggtttttacctctagaactacacagctgattcaaataatcaactaatcatcaagctttgataatgggaatcagctgtgtagctagaaaccaaaacgtgcaccgagtttgggaaacgctgggttaaggttaggcaagGGTTGTGGTAAGCATTTCgcgacactcgcattaacatctgctaaccatgtgtatgtgaccaataaaatttgatttgaagagaaGTCTGCCACAGAtataacaatgagacagatatttcaccagatgtataaatgtgaagcatccgcttggcgtttccactaactaccaaatatggtagaaGCTCAGTGgacggcagtgggagaagatggaacgagatggattttggcagacattctgctaattttctcatcgattaaacatttgatctcaatacagttctctgttcccaaaactataaTATGTTacgatcagatttgccaaagttttttttttaatgcagttgtttaggagtgcaaaggcgaattgagtttttgcacacgcgcacttcagaGTAGGCGTTGCCTAACAGACATATGCAAATTATTAATAGAACgcaccaataggatctcgctagatTGTGCTAAtttccttgcttgttctgccctcTATGACTCTTTGTTTTCATTTAAAACGACGGGCTGTGGTCTTATCTAGGTttagttatacaaatctttgGTCTCTCTTTGCCATACCTCCAAAATCacgaggttaaggttagggacgtCCCAATAATCCCTGATTGCAGAGACCCTGCCCGGAAGTCATTTTTGTTCGTACGTCTTGAGGGCGAAGGTTACATGAATATTCTGCCGCCGGCACATACACCTCTGTCGCACTTGTTTGTTTTTGTATAAAAAGGCAACTTTTAAAAGCGGGTAAGTAATGTACAATGATTGCCTGTGTTTGCGAAATTATGTCATTATAAGTTCGGAAAGGAGTGTCCGTTTTTTAAGAACATGGACAGATCTGTTATTAACTTGTCTGAGGCGAGAGTTAACCAGCTATCTGTGGCGTTCTGACGCTTCGATTTGATTAGAATTTCTGCTAACTTAACATAATGTTAACCACAACTAGATACTAGTAAATAAGAACAAAGCCAATGGCGTAATCTAACACGTCATGACTGgagtttttgtattttcttaaagaTTGCGCCTCAGTTTCAAACCAACTGAAGTTCTCTCAAAACTAACGCGCTAACTTTGCTACTGTAAGcaccatgctagctagctagcatttatTAGCATCCACTTAACTAGCGTAGCCAGCAAGTTAGCCATGATAAATTTGTCAGACTTGGTACAATTTGTCAACCACATACGCGTTTTAAGAATACTCGCGAAATTGTTGCCGTCACCATATTGTCATATCATTAACTATTTAGGTAACGATACATTGCAATGTCACCTTACAATTTTTAATTCGTTCACTTTTGATATTACGCAATGACAAGGCATAGAAGTTGAAATGACCCGCGGTGTAAACGTTAGCCCTAGCTATTGGTGAAACTGCGACTGTTGGATTTGCTCAATCTGTCCCCACTGTAAACAGGCAGTACTGCTACCACCACGACAGGAGCTGGAAGACATGGCGCGCCTGGTTGCGGTTTGCAGGGACGGGGAAGAGGACTTCCCTTTCCTCGCAAGACAGATTCCCCTGTACATCGATGACACTCTCACGGTAAACATTTTTACCGTCTCGTACAAGGTGCTGTAGTTGTTAGAAGGCTTTTCAATCAGGTACTCttctgaaagaagctagctatgTCGACCAGGAAACTCAGGTCAAATGCTTTAACGTTAGTTGCGAGCGAGATGACTACTGTAACTAGGCCTCTCCAACAACTAGCGTTAGCAAGCTAACTTAGCTAGCCCTCTTCTCCAACCGGCTTTCCAGTTTTCCAGTCAGCAATGTTTGCTAGCTATTTTGGCTTAAAGAGCTATCTCGATCTGTCATGAATTTGCAATGATTCCCTGATGTACGTTATGCAATGTATTTTGGAATTACGTTTGAGCTGTTAGGCCAGCCTAACTGACCAGCTAACCGGCAAACTGTTAATTGTATGCGGTTGCTAGGTAGCTTGTTAGCTGGGTGGGTGGGTAACCTAAATGGTTATCATTTGAGCAGCGATAGCGTATTGCATACTGAGCTTGGACATATGTTGGCTATGCAGGAACTGTATGGACAGGTTAATATTGAAATAGCATTCATTTAGTGGATAGCTTTACTTCCTCTACTTAGCCTGTGTACCCGTCGCGTTGTGGGATACTTGTGCTAATGTCACTATCAATATATGCccctctttttattttttttatacagatGGTGATGGAGTTTACTGACAGTGTCATGAACCTTGGCACTCACCAAATCAACAGCTCTCAGATGAAGCAGTTTGTTGAGGTGAGTGAGTGCTGTGACTGAAGATTTTGGTGTACCTTTCAAACATGGCTTGATAATATTTACCATAAGACTGTTGGTCATACTTCAAGGTTTATGCCTTTTTATTTCCTCAACACTTAACTATTACACACGGTACTAAGTCAAGTGGTGTATCGTGTGCCTGTCTGCTTCTGCCCCCCCCCTCAGCATCACAACTTGCTGAAGCAGCAGGACCTGAACATCGCCATGATGGTAACTTCCAGGGAGGTGTTCAGCGCCCTGTCCCAGCTGGTGCCGTGTGTGGGCTGCAGGCGGAGCGTGGAGCGCCTCTTCTCCCAGCTGGTGGAGTCTGGGAACCCGGCACTGGAGCCCCTCACTGTGAAGCCCACCGGCGTGCTGTCTGTCACCAAGACCTGCATAGCCGACGCAAAGACGCTCTACACCCTCTTTTACGTCCACGGGTGAGTGAGACACGTGTCACAAGACTAATACTCCTGTAACCTTTACTTACTTGGCGTGTCACAGGCTGCTTCACTTGAAGCCTACCTTTTATTGACATGGCACAAGACCGACTCTTGCTGTGGCCTATCTTTTATCTGTACTTTATTGGCCAATTTACCTAAGAAACAATCTTTCTAAACTGTGCCCTCGATTGACAGCAAAAATATTACATACAATTTCTTGCGTTCCTGAAAGAATCGgcagtatttgtgtgtgtggaaGATTTTTTGTTTAGCATATGTAAGTACTGAAACAATCTGACCACTATGTTTTTATGGTAAACTATTACTATAAGTAATGTGCTAAACAGGGaagtaaatgttttttttgtaggTCAAAGTTGAATGACATGATCAATGCCATTCCAAAAAGCAAAAAGAATAAACGCTGCCAGTTGCACTCCTTAGAAACACACAAGCCAAAGCCTTTGGGGTGAGTCACATTTACCGCTGCTATTTATCATCTATTAAACTGCTTGTATTGAACTTGATGTGATATATGATACAATTTTTGAAAAAACAAGTTGTAAAGCCTGTTCTCTCAGACCTTGTAAATTAAATGTAGGCTGAATGTCCACATTTGTCATACCAGGGCCAAACTAGGCTTTTGAAACGGCAGTAAGTCATTTGTGATGTGCAATATTGTAGTGTCTTTGAGATATCTCTGAATCTTTAGAGGAGAAGGGAGCGTAGACAAAAGGCTAGGTTTAGAGAAAGCTGGAGGAGCCAAGACAGACAGCAGATGTAGCATCGTTTTTCACTCTGGACCCCTTCAGGCCCCCAGCAGGTAGGCAGCAAAGCAAACACAGCGCGTTCATTCAGAGCATTTCTACGTAACATTTCTGGATGCTACTTAGTTAGCGCCAGACTGAAGTAGTTTACTTCATTGTCTGGATCATGTCATGCATTATGTTGTGCACATGTACATCTGAAGCTCTACATTTTTGAAAGTAAAATACTTTGGAGTTAAAGAGCCTTTTAATCTGGATTTATCCAGTGAATACTTGCCAATGTTAAGTTGGCAATGCCTGTCCTTTTCGTCACCTCTATTGTGAAGCTGACTTAATACGCTGATTGAGTCGTGCATGATGTTAACAATGGATGTTAACAATGGATGTTTGCTGCTGACAGGGGAAGCTGGATGGATGTGTGGGAGCTCATGTCTCAGGAGTGCAGGGACGAAGTTGTCCTGATCGACAGCACCTGCCTCCTGGAGACCCTGGAAACATACTTGCGCAAACACAGGTAAGTCACGGTAATGGTTTTAAGTAATATAGGCCATGTTTACATCCAATGGGCTTTATTTTCGCATTAGACTGCTTGGGAAATTGTACTAGTGTTTTAATCTTCTCTTCCTTTCAGGTTCTGTACTGACTGCAAGAACAAGGTACTGAGAGCGTACAACATCCTTGTAGGGGAGCTAGACTGCACTAAAGAGAAGGGCTACTGCGCTGCCTTGTACGAGGGACTCCGCTGCTGTCCCCAAGAGCACCATGTCCACGTCTGCTGTGAGACTGACTTCATGGCACATCTCCTGGGCCGGGCTGAGCCGGAGTTCTCCGGAGGTTACGAGTATGTAGACTGCTGCTTTTTCCTTTGTTCTATACACGTGTAGTAACCTTCAGTACTGGACAAATAAATTGTCAGCCTTAAACTTAAATAATTCCTTATTTCTTCTAAAATTTGTTGATATTGGGGAGAGAACTTTAGTTCTCCACAAATTAAAAATTCCTGGACTGGAATGCGATTGGCCCCACAGCTAGTACTTGATTGCACAGCCTTTAACTGCTCTATTTCTTAAGTGTTTGAGGAGTGCTGTCCACCAACTGCTGTTGTCAGCACTTGCCATAGGTTTGGATGAGATTTAGCTACTCcacagggatgcaaactagtcacctttcggTGAAATTCGccgttttgaatccaaaataAGTGACCTATGCGATTCGTGTAGATCCGATGAGAACAGtttggatcactactggctgtaagcgAACGAGTGATGCGCGTTTGGAGCAATACTGGctgctgtatccaaggctcagccaatcagtcacataacaacagaatgcagcgCAGCACCTCGACTGAAGAAACAAGAGACAACCAATTTACAGCATCAGCTAGCGCTCTGGAAAGGCAGCATGCCGTTTACAGCAGCGCGTCCCCTGAACGATAACGATGAGGTAacgttaggtgagaagcctgaccacggagacgaaggtgatgaagcgtaacgttacttcatgagctgtaaccgaaaaacaactggcatttggaaagtttgaggtgagggagaaagtgtggtggaacaagtgTTAGCTTTGTTAAGTATCTTGCTAACGTCAGCTGGATTGACTTTTCCTTTAGCTAGCCAGTgtaatgttgagcaacattagccaatttaacagctcaaataattgagtttatggtgtgaaaattagcttgctaataaagtcagacagctaacgttagtaacctaaccaattcgatatagtattaactggtatatGACTCCTTGCCGTTGTTGTGCCGAAATCCCCCCTTGACAGGATtttgctgcgacttgcttgctagttgagatttttgctcttcactccgttgtcagtttagcctacatttcaTTGATCTTAATAGCAGAAAGCATTtttgtctgcagttttcggtttggctatttgtttcaagtgtgtggcggttctagcttgtatggcgccCTGGCGAACCCAATCTTAGTAGCAGAAAGTCCTGTCGCCCATACCTAAATCCGCTCCTGATTTTTATTagtctataagtctttgctgaAATTTGTCACCTCTCCCAcgtcttattcgactagtatttttgtaagtgtaaggataataattcagccatagttgttctaaaatgtttattgcttgccaacattttactccctctgtttaatataacacgtatacattaattattaatttcggttgaatatcctgacgtgaagtttgttctatagaaagtatttgactttGGCCACAAAAtgaaggaaattagaagggggtGGGGGGATTCTGGCAGTTCCTCAAATTATAACacgttagttgcttactggaccctggcaatctgaGTGAAattagttaactagctaacaaacTAACCACTATCTGTTAACTAGTGGTTTCCCTCATcagtatgtggttaattttcacAATGAGAGAATTCGGTGAAAATTAGGTGTTGCTTGTTAAACAATTGGATcaagtgtagctggagctgggcctggttTAAGCTGGATGCCACTATAGCGGTGATAGGAACACCACACATCTTTCTCACTTTTTCAGTACAGTGGATAAAAAGGCCAGGTGTACTGTCTGAAAGAGATCAGTTATGCTTACAAAGGGTCTCATGCTCTGCTGgtacattgtagaacagatgtccccAGGCAGAAAGTGTataatgtgcagtgtagcccaaagatattgTATTGTTGTTTTGATCTTGACAGTGGGGGGGGtattatactttttaaaaacatttttactcAGTGAACGTTATatttgcacacatgtagccttgtgaACTTGATCAatgtctactatagtggccactatagtagagcaaaaatagaatgcctgtttcATTCTAGTTCTACTTTAAAAATTAAAacccaagtgcaatatttagatTGTGTGTGGTCATAAGCGTTCTATTatcaaggctgtcatggtaacaggcgttctattataaaggctgtcatggctaactgcaatattgGTGTCGTTTTCTCAAGACTTGAGGttcatttgcagtaaagtctaggcaacaaatgACAAGGGCATGCTTTCTTTACACTTtttagctgtgagttaggttcacattaaccactaTTTTACACACACTGATCATATTCTTTTGTTTTAATTAGTTAACCTGCATTACCCTCTAGcagggatttttttattttatatatttcagTGCAAAAGAAAAACGTGAGCATGGCATCAGCAGACTATCAGGTGTTTTGGAATCCAATGTTTAACAGTGTCCCAAAAACTGGGTCTCCATTGAAGGccccaaacacacatcaaaaAGCACCCAGTAATAGTTCAAGAAGAGTTGCTGGACTGTTCTGGACTCTTCCAATGAAGAGTCCAGATCTGAATCACATCCAAAACCAGCGAGTGCAGAGAACAGAAGTTGGAGGGCCATCCCTTTAAACATTGAAGAAGTAGAGGAGTTTGTTGCTGAAAAAATCTACTTCCAGTAGAAAGGTGCTGCAAGCTCATGGCTACAAGGAGTGTTTGTCTGCAGTCGTCTTGGCCAAAGGCTGTGCGACCAAGTACTATCTCCAGGACAGTGATGTAGTCCAGTCAGTCACTAAGCCTCAAGGTCTAGTCCCTCGTGTCCAAGTCTGAATCCTTTATACTCAATTCAGAAGTCCCTtggtagttctgaaagtagctgTCTTTTTAAAGCAACGATACGACCTTTTTATGAAAGTATAGTACGTTGGATTAAAGAAATGTCACGACAGGCCGGATGGAAAGAGCAAATTTGCCGGgaaactttccaaatgttgacCACACTAAATACTCTtaagacaaggt
Coding sequences:
- the pigw gene encoding phosphatidylinositol-glycan biosynthesis class W protein encodes the protein MSSQKELKEAFVSNLNGTSLGEVALGSFLAPLCLISRGLFLILYHLGRGVLPLPWIAHLVLDFSMIILPLVLSCTVLSDILHLVILGLAVVSGAVLCYIYRTKRATRPRATSMDTVAKSFFQSHVQCDQVPFVTIFRVLVNVKTAISILAVDFSVFPRRYAKTETYGTGVMDFGVGAYVLANALVCPEARRKEVSGSKLSQVVKQLVSVWPLVILGLARLVSVKMSGYHEHVSEYGVHWNFFFTLAIVRVVASVLLALFPVNRSWLLALLIGGLYQVTLEMSGLKYSIIHNNDRTGGFLQANMEGVSSVVGYIAIYMAGVQIGLYVMRPRTQVKEWIRVIWNLLLGSAVLYTALILCQASVEPVSRRMANLPFCLWTIAQSMFFLSCLATADVILFFMKTVSGCVLVSSSWYPCRKEASVSEEKMEKKVEGLCLIQAVNRNQLLFFMLANLLTGITNVLVDTFNSSDYISVCVLLSYMFINSFAIYILHLMKITVKFW